The sequence AGGTACTACATtagccaaacgggcagatgtttGAATGTGCGTCTCCAAGAGCACAGTAATGAAGTGGGCAATTTTTCACACAGACGGTATTCTGGTGGCCTATTGTAAAAAGCGTGTTACACAACCACCTTGCCATCCGTTGTTCGATAAGACGGTCATTTTGTACCGGCACCTCAGTGACCTGACAAGAGAAATCAAGGAAGCAACCGAGATTGCACGGGCAGGTGATCTATGCGTCAGCGGGCCGCCTGTGGTATCATCTACTACACAGCTTGAATCCATGGAATGACGGCATGTGGCGTTTTTCTCAAGCTTTTTGTGTCCTTCTTTCCCTTAGCAGAATCCAGCTGCGTGTATATGCTACTCTCCCGCAATAAACGcagtgttgaaagttagcgcttgtcccatctcgtctttgtcgatcgtcattcccgcgctatgcttccagtgtaaagACGCGAGTAACTTCTTGGGACCTCCCCGCGtccaatgtgcacaatgccctctggagctccctggtcaACACATCCCCCTGTTGACAGgtgaattatccgtgacccctccacaatcattccagaaactgcagcgcttaccttacTACTAAGGTGCGAGCCCacaggggacgtagatagaactttTGAGAGGATGGGGGAGAAGAGGCCGTTCCCATAAAAAAGGGGGTGGGAGGGAGGGGGATTGCgaaaaggcgacgtgagaaggcaaggcaACGCTACTACTACAACACGAGAGGGGTTCCAggaaaactggataaacttaGGCGCAAAGTGCGGCACGGTACGTTtctgatatttctgaaaaataaacaacatggaagaatgtcaagcggacaacttgcgcagggcgtgaagaagcagagccgcattacaAAAGCGCACCGCAGAGTCCATTCGACACTACGGTAGTTGccgcacatcaaatcaacacttctgggCCCGCCGTGGTATCTTTGTGGCTATgtcattgctagaggtcgcggatttgatgacgacagcgacagccgcatttcggcAGGGGCGAAACAGAAAACGCAGTTCCACTTAGATTTCagaacacgttaaagaacaccacggtgtcaaaattaatctggggtCAGCCACTACATCGTGCCTCGAAATCCGATTATTGTTTTGGTATGTACAGCCGGGTAATCCATTTCAAGTTTCATGCTTCTGCCATGattcgatgtgccatgtgaggcaatgacaatgctcaactctCTCCGAGGTTAAGAAAAAgagcgcacaacaatgcctcaagaaaACACATCTTCTTGCATGTTCTGTTTATAGTAGGCAGACAAACAGCACTGTTGCAGACAAAGTatcgtttaacatcaactcaccgatGTCGGTTTCGACTGAAAGTTGAGGAAATCAAGCATTCCCCGTCAACATCAACGCTAATTATCCTCAATCAAAGCAACTAGCACAGAacgcttcacttacatcgattcccacattgcGTCGGATCTACATAATCTTAATTTGCTCAtttaaattctttttcttttctctcagaATATTTTCGGAATGTTTCTGACATGTCCTCACTGACGCTCGACAGCTAGGTTTAATGCGCTGTCGGCTCATACGCACTTTTATTTCACTGTTTCGATACATTCTCTCTAGCGCACTTAAGAGCGGCGCAAGAAACTTCATTATACCATGAGACGAATGAACAGTGCGTGTAGCAGTCCGTCCAACCTGCATCGTGACGCCTTGACTTGTCACATGTAAGTGGCGAAAAGTGCTCCACTACGTCAGCCAAACTGTCGCAGTAACAaataagaacaacaacaacaaaaacaaagcatCAAGTAAATTCGTATGCATTGTGGTTACCCAGCGTAGTAGTCAAAGGTGTCACCGCAAAGCTAACGAAAATTCCGACTTGCAATGGCTTCTGTGCTTGTCATATTAACCACTCAGTGTAAACTGTTTAAATTTCTGCCTCATGAATTTTGGAGATTTCAGCGTTTCTAGAAGCGAATTCCTGTGCGCTTTACGTAACTACTGGcgctataaggtaaaactattccaaacttttctattccaattctgaaatcagccctccgcgattggtcaaacacttttttggaccAGCCCCACtaaacctgtctgtcacgcgatctcacgaaaaccgcgatacctccccatcggatatgacgtgtacgcagtgattatgcatcatttgaacgaacaaaagaaaaatagttatttctgattggaTGCCTTCTTCCCATTAGCCCTCGGTTGTTGGTCAAAAGTTtgcaggctgcacccacttcacctgcctcccacgcgacgtcacaacaccgcaagaactcaccccgtcaaagtgatgtgtacgcgttaggatgcgttaatatgccgaacaaaattgaatttttttctgaatagccgcaggctgccccgttccgaaaggaaaagaaaatggctGCCGTCGGTCGCTCAGGCaccggctactcgcacctgccggtgagtatgggtttatttgcgtataataaattcTCTTGCGTGGCcctgtaatgttttcgagcactttcggcacgtttaccacatcgtgctgccaactcttcttcactgggtatccgttttagcggcatttttaactgtcTGTTGCAGGCCATCGCGATTTTAGCCAAGCTACCGCAAgccaagaaagggaaaggggacCAGTCGTAGACGCGGGCACCACACTCTTCATCTAGTTAACGATTTTCAGTGGAGTGACTAGGCCCCATCGAAAgcctctccacttgaacgtgctcctcgcctcttgtcagccaattagataaggcaagccgctcagtgtagacaatgttattggtttttcaagcaaacaaaagtgacctcctatgaacgaggagagcttTTGATTGGCATGTTCAGACTACCCTGCTGGTGACAGCCTGATGCTTGCATCAGCGGTTATGCAGATTTGAtttcaggagattgaaataaaaacacattggaatagatttacattatagggcccttGTACTCTAATCTTCATTGCAACGCCCTGAGCACAAACAAGAACTGCATATTTCACGAGAAAAGCGAGCCGTCAGCTGTGTTGTCATTAATTACGACCAAAGTGAGCTACTGTACGTGTGTTCTCGATCAAGTTTCCACGCAACCCCATCTATACAGCGTAATCTACTTGATGTAGAtgaacctgccgtggttgctcagtggctatggtgttgggctgctgagcacgaggtcgcgggatcttattacagccatggcggccgcatttcgatgggggcgaaatgcgaaaacacccgtgtacttagatttaggtgcacgttaaagaaccccaggtggtcgaaatttccggagtcctccactacagcgtgcctcataatcagaaagtggttttggcgcgtaaaaccccataatttaattttgacgTAGATGAATCTGGCAGCATCAAGGTAGCAGTGCGTGTATTCTACTAGCAAGGGCGAAAATCGTTTTAAACGTAATACAGAGCCACGTCTTATGCGACGCCGTAGCTCGGGCTGCCAACATTTAAGTTTATATTAGTGATTTGCGAAGCGATGTGATTAAAGAAGTCGTCCGAAGAAGCGTGAAGTACGAACTGCTTTGAGCGAAAAAAAAGCAATAGGTACCAAGAAGGTCACTCACACCTATTTCCTAAAGAAAAGTGCAGGCCACTAGAAGAAGAGTCAAGGAAACTTACCGTACGGAGATATTTGCGCTTCTCTGTTTTGGTTACTTACGGATTTTTTTCATTTGTGTACTAAAGTTTCAACTTTGGCATCTGGGTAATTGTGAAAGGCTGCAACGCGATCGGATTTCCACGTATCACTCAGTCAATAAGTAGAGAGGCGTCATTGCATCGTAGCGCTCTATTTGCGATAAGCGCGCGTTGTCATTGTGTGTAGTCGGGGACGCACCACATGGATTGCGCTGTTATACCTTGGAAAGCGCGCGTCAACGTTTTGCAAGCAAACGAGGTAGTTGTTACTGCAGCAACGAACACACCCGTGTGAGCGGGCTGGGTAGAAACAGGCACGCTGCACCATCGAATAGACGGTGAGGCGAGGTAAACCTATATTTAGCTGTGAATATCGCTTATTAgcgaagtatctgaaatcaaaacTTGGAGAATAACGAAGAGAAGCGCCGCCCGTGCATCCATAAAGACATTGCCGAATACGTGTAACGCACCTTTAAATTTTAGAGAGAGTGTCGGACGTACCTTTAACGATAGCATTTATTTAACGCAAAAGACTCGTACGCCACCTACCACCATTTATGAGGTCATCAGACTTGCTCATTATAAGGCCAAGGATTGCTAGTTTTTCGCGCGCATTGAAGCTATATACTGGCAAGTATATACCCATCGAGTGACCCAGCCCCGTAACATATATGCCACGTTCACTGCACTCCTagcggctttcttttttaaatgataAATGACAAAAAAAACATCATGAGAAAAAACACCTCGTATATACCTAATCAACGTGATGCAGCTGTTCAGGCCATTTCCGGCCGACCAGTGCATGGCACGCAAATAATGGAGCAATTGGGAAAAGGATAAACAATATTTATTACGCACTCGAGGAGTACAGGCATATCTTCAAAGGCCGCTGCTTCGAAGTTCAGCGCACGTGGTCACAGGCTACCTAATTAAAGTGGTCTATGGGGCCCGTCGTAAGCGGCACAGGGCTAGATCCACTGGTGACTCCAGGCCTAGGCGCCAGCGATGCTACACACACCGAGTCGTCAACACGAAGGCCCTGCTTCCGAAGAGGCATTCCTGCAGGTGATCCTGAAGATCTCCAAGCACTCCGTCGAACGTGCAGCCCAAACCGGCATGGAAACAGCGCACCGGCAGTGTCATAAGATGCTCCAGAGGGAAGTACACGTCGACGACCTCTTCGTCCACGAAGTATTCACCGTCGAGGGGACACCAGCCGGAAGGGTGCCTGTGTTCGCTGCTGTGGCCATCACAAGCGT comes from Dermacentor andersoni chromosome 9, qqDerAnde1_hic_scaffold, whole genome shotgun sequence and encodes:
- the LOC140213313 gene encoding TNF receptor-associated factor 6-A-like yields the protein MEATTYPLQAYDWPFVNEQPITFEQPLPLVCVCANCEVFAADAALLPCRHTLCGRCLKDACDGHSSEHRHPSGWCPLDGEYFVDEEVVDVYFPLEHLMTLPVRCFHAGLGCTFDGVLGDLQDHLQECLFGSRAFVLTTRCV